One stretch of Eggerthella lenta DSM 2243 DNA includes these proteins:
- the fabZ gene encoding 3-hydroxyacyl-ACP dehydratase FabZ produces MDIEYPCGKDVVEAVLPHRDPFCWVSRIVACEPGVEVTAELDVDPELALFAGHFPGHPVLPGVIIMEALAQAASFCILVERGAEGSIGFLTGIDGAKFRRQVEPGETLTLKGRIVKSSSRLCVAEVEASVDGAVCASATQKYVLAKAEA; encoded by the coding sequence ATGGACATCGAATACCCTTGCGGCAAGGACGTCGTCGAGGCGGTGCTGCCGCATCGCGACCCGTTCTGCTGGGTGAGCCGCATCGTCGCGTGTGAGCCGGGCGTGGAGGTGACGGCCGAGCTCGACGTCGACCCGGAGCTGGCGCTGTTCGCGGGGCATTTCCCGGGGCATCCCGTTTTGCCGGGCGTCATCATCATGGAGGCGCTCGCGCAGGCGGCATCGTTCTGCATCCTCGTCGAGCGCGGAGCCGAGGGCTCCATCGGGTTCCTCACCGGCATCGACGGCGCGAAGTTCCGCCGCCAGGTGGAGCCGGGCGAGACGCTCACGCTGAAAGGGCGCATCGTGAAGTCCTCGTCGCGTCTGTGCGTCGCAGAGGTGGAGGCGAGCGTCGACGGCGCGGTGTGCGCGTCGGCGACGCAGAAGTACGTGCTGGCGAAAGCGGAAGCTTAA
- the fabF gene encoding beta-ketoacyl-ACP synthase II, whose product MSENIANAASTRRPDGTHRVVITGMGAVSPAGVGVQALWDAVMGRACCIGPVTRFDTADYDVHIAAEVRDFDAAEHGITKKEARRFERFVQYAIVASDEALAQSGLNLEAEDTARIACVFGTGIGGIDELQSGFFTLAEKGPKRVSPLFIPTMIGNIAAGNLSIRYGLRGECLNVVTACATGAHSIGAAVRDIRHGYIDAALAGGSEESVSPICLAGFSNLGALSKAEDPTQASLPFDVRRAGFVAGEGAGAVVLESLEHALERGATVLAEITGFGSTGDAYHMTAPEPSGEGVARAMRQALEEGGFTPDDLGHLNAHGTGTPANDATESKALLALCGEEAGSRIPVTSVKGTTGHTLGAAGAIEAIVTALSVMNDCVPPTAGFAEADPECPVSVVIEAKTGYPQKVALSNSLGFGGHNASLAVSPYRA is encoded by the coding sequence ATGAGCGAGAACATTGCGAACGCGGCGAGCACGCGCCGCCCCGACGGCACGCACCGCGTGGTCATCACCGGCATGGGCGCGGTGTCGCCGGCCGGCGTGGGCGTGCAGGCGCTGTGGGACGCGGTCATGGGCCGCGCCTGCTGCATCGGCCCGGTCACGCGCTTCGACACGGCCGACTACGACGTGCACATCGCCGCCGAGGTGCGCGATTTCGACGCTGCCGAGCACGGCATCACGAAGAAGGAGGCGCGCCGGTTCGAGCGCTTCGTGCAGTACGCCATCGTCGCTTCCGACGAGGCGCTGGCGCAGTCGGGCCTGAACCTCGAGGCCGAGGACACCGCGCGCATCGCGTGCGTGTTCGGCACCGGCATCGGCGGCATCGACGAGCTGCAAAGCGGCTTCTTCACCTTGGCCGAGAAGGGTCCGAAGCGCGTGAGCCCGCTGTTCATCCCCACGATGATCGGCAACATCGCGGCGGGCAACCTCTCCATCCGCTACGGGCTGCGCGGCGAATGCCTGAACGTGGTCACCGCCTGCGCCACCGGCGCGCACTCCATCGGCGCGGCCGTGCGCGACATCCGCCACGGCTACATCGACGCGGCGCTGGCCGGCGGCTCGGAAGAGTCCGTGTCGCCCATCTGCCTGGCCGGGTTCTCGAACCTCGGCGCGCTGTCGAAGGCCGAGGATCCGACGCAGGCCTCCCTGCCGTTCGACGTGCGCCGCGCGGGATTCGTGGCGGGCGAGGGCGCGGGCGCGGTGGTGTTGGAGTCGCTGGAGCATGCGCTCGAGCGCGGCGCCACGGTGCTGGCCGAGATCACGGGCTTCGGCTCCACGGGCGACGCCTACCATATGACGGCTCCCGAGCCCAGCGGCGAGGGCGTGGCGCGCGCGATGCGCCAGGCGCTGGAGGAGGGCGGCTTCACGCCGGACGACCTGGGGCATCTGAACGCCCACGGCACCGGCACGCCGGCGAACGACGCCACCGAGTCCAAGGCGCTGCTGGCGCTGTGCGGCGAAGAGGCGGGAAGCCGGATCCCGGTGACGTCGGTGAAGGGCACGACGGGCCACACGCTGGGCGCCGCGGGCGCTATCGAGGCCATCGTCACGGCTTTGTCCGTGATGAACGACTGCGTGCCGCCCACGGCCGGCTTCGCCGAGGCCGATCCGGAATGCCCGGTCAGCGTCGTCATCGAGGCGAAGACGGGCTATCCTCAGAAGGTGGCGCTGTCGAACTCGCTCGGATTCGGCGGCCATAACGCGAGCTTGGCCGTTTCGCCGTATCGCGCATAG
- the fabG gene encoding 3-oxoacyl-[acyl-carrier-protein] reductase, translated as MTNETETPRRSAVVTGSNRGIGRAVAEELARAGFDVCVNCSSERGLDEARAFAAALEADCGVRAIAVAANVADAAEAAALVDAAQEAFGRVDVLVNNAGITRDGLLARMKDEDFDAVIDVNLKGTFNCCKAAAQRMMKQRYGRIVNMSSVVGVAGNAGQANYAASKAGVIGLTKSIARELAARNVTANAVAPGFIATDMTDALSEKQREAIVGRIASKRLGEPEDVAKLVRFLASEDAGYITGQVVCIDGGMSL; from the coding sequence ATGACCAACGAAACCGAAACTCCGCGTCGAAGCGCGGTCGTCACCGGCTCGAACCGCGGCATCGGCCGCGCGGTGGCCGAGGAGCTGGCGCGCGCGGGCTTCGACGTGTGCGTGAACTGCTCGAGCGAGCGCGGGCTGGACGAGGCGCGGGCGTTCGCCGCAGCCCTGGAGGCCGACTGCGGCGTGCGCGCCATCGCGGTGGCCGCCAACGTGGCGGACGCCGCCGAGGCCGCTGCGCTCGTCGACGCCGCCCAGGAAGCGTTCGGCCGCGTGGACGTGCTGGTGAACAACGCCGGCATCACGCGCGACGGGCTGCTGGCGCGCATGAAGGACGAGGACTTCGACGCGGTGATCGACGTGAACCTCAAGGGCACGTTCAACTGCTGCAAGGCCGCGGCGCAGCGCATGATGAAGCAGCGCTACGGACGCATCGTCAACATGTCGAGCGTCGTGGGCGTGGCGGGCAACGCGGGCCAGGCGAACTATGCGGCCTCGAAGGCCGGCGTCATCGGGCTCACGAAGTCCATCGCCCGCGAGCTGGCGGCCCGCAACGTCACGGCCAACGCCGTGGCCCCGGGCTTCATCGCCACCGACATGACTGACGCGCTGTCCGAGAAGCAGCGCGAGGCCATCGTGGGGCGCATCGCGTCCAAGCGCCTCGGGGAGCCCGAGGACGTGGCGAAGCTCGTGCGCTTCTTGGCCAGCGAGGACGCGGGCTACATCACCGGACAGGTTGTCTGCATCGACGGAGGTATGTCGCTATGA
- a CDS encoding ACP S-malonyltransferase yields MDEEKGLRKPVGVERGGAAASTKRVPQRSEDCLSDWTLPPLLARAPVFMFSGQGAQKPGMGADLLDIPEVKGTFSCASDVLGYDVADLVLNADPDELNDTRNAQPALCVLSVGIARALMARGVQPAAVLGFSLGQVSALAVSGMLSDEATFALVKARSELMAEAAAAHPGVMSALLKADEDGVAALCEQCAEGEVLVPANFNCPGQIVIAGAPAAVERAEAAWAEAGKRSSRLATSGAFHSPLMADAAAGLAAYLDNVEFSEARIPLVCNVTAAPLSAADARENLVRHLTSPVRFDASVAALTAAGADMFVEVGFGGVLANLVKRIDKTATRACVQDRASFDGCLAVASATDSE; encoded by the coding sequence ATGGATGAGGAAAAAGGGCTTCGGAAGCCTGTGGGTGTGGAGCGAGGAGGGGCGGCGGCGTCCACCAAGCGAGTTCCGCAGCGAAGCGAGGACTGTTTGAGCGACTGGACGTTGCCGCCCCTCCTCGCGCGCGCGCCCGTCTTCATGTTCTCGGGGCAAGGGGCGCAGAAGCCCGGCATGGGCGCGGACCTGCTCGATATTCCCGAGGTGAAGGGAACGTTTTCCTGCGCGTCCGACGTGCTGGGGTACGACGTGGCCGATCTCGTGCTCAATGCCGATCCCGACGAGCTCAACGACACGCGCAACGCCCAGCCGGCGCTGTGCGTGCTGTCGGTGGGCATCGCCCGCGCGCTCATGGCGCGCGGCGTGCAGCCTGCGGCGGTGCTGGGCTTCTCGCTGGGGCAGGTGAGCGCGCTGGCCGTGTCGGGCATGCTGAGCGACGAGGCGACGTTCGCGCTGGTGAAAGCGCGCTCCGAGCTTATGGCCGAGGCCGCTGCGGCGCACCCCGGCGTCATGAGCGCGCTGCTGAAGGCCGACGAGGACGGCGTGGCTGCGCTCTGCGAGCAGTGCGCCGAGGGCGAGGTGCTGGTGCCCGCGAACTTCAACTGCCCGGGGCAGATCGTCATCGCCGGTGCGCCCGCGGCCGTCGAGCGCGCCGAGGCGGCATGGGCCGAGGCGGGGAAGCGCTCGTCGCGTTTGGCCACCTCGGGCGCGTTCCATAGCCCGCTCATGGCCGATGCGGCGGCGGGGCTCGCAGCTTACTTGGATAACGTCGAGTTCTCGGAGGCGCGCATCCCGCTCGTCTGCAACGTCACTGCCGCGCCGCTGTCCGCCGCCGACGCGCGCGAGAACCTCGTGCGCCACCTCACGAGCCCCGTGCGCTTCGATGCGAGCGTGGCTGCGTTGACCGCCGCAGGGGCGGACATGTTCGTCGAAGTCGGCTTCGGCGGCGTTCTGGCGAACCTCGTGAAACGCATCGACAAGACCGCGACGCGCGCCTGCGTGCAGGACCGCGCGAGCTTCGACGGCTGTCTGGCCGTCGCTTCCGCAACCGATTCCGAATAG
- a CDS encoding nitronate monooxygenase: MSMKTRVTELLGIEVPVVQGAMARIADASLAGAVSEAGGLGIIACGGAPLDWVEEQVRIARSITDKPIGANVMLMDPNAGETAELLAKLRVDVITTGAGSPANYMQLWKDAGIKVVPVVASSALAARMERLGADAVVAEGTEAGGHIGELTTMALIPAVCDAVSIPVIAAGGIADGRGMAAAFALGAEGVQAGTRFLTVDECTIADAYKERVIAAKDADTIVTGRGSGHPVRCLKNKFARTVRKLEGDVAANGDELEAMYVGSLRRAVEGDVDNGTMMAGQSAALVHERATAAEAIARMIEEAEALGGLDLEALAALSARRGRAI; the protein is encoded by the coding sequence ATGAGCATGAAGACGCGGGTAACGGAACTGCTGGGCATCGAGGTGCCCGTCGTGCAGGGCGCGATGGCGCGCATCGCGGATGCGAGCCTGGCCGGCGCGGTGAGCGAGGCCGGCGGCCTCGGCATCATCGCATGCGGCGGCGCGCCGCTCGACTGGGTCGAGGAGCAGGTGCGCATCGCCCGCTCGATTACCGACAAGCCCATCGGCGCGAACGTCATGCTCATGGATCCGAACGCGGGCGAGACGGCCGAGCTTCTGGCGAAGCTGCGTGTTGACGTCATCACGACGGGCGCGGGTTCTCCCGCGAACTACATGCAGCTGTGGAAGGACGCCGGCATCAAGGTGGTGCCCGTGGTGGCCTCCAGCGCGCTGGCCGCGCGCATGGAGCGCCTCGGAGCCGACGCCGTGGTGGCCGAGGGCACCGAGGCCGGCGGCCATATCGGCGAGCTGACCACGATGGCGCTCATCCCCGCAGTATGCGACGCCGTGTCCATCCCCGTGATCGCCGCAGGCGGCATCGCCGACGGGCGCGGCATGGCCGCCGCCTTCGCGCTGGGCGCCGAGGGCGTGCAGGCGGGCACCCGCTTCCTCACGGTGGACGAGTGCACCATCGCCGACGCGTACAAAGAGCGCGTGATCGCCGCCAAGGACGCCGACACCATCGTCACAGGCCGCGGCAGCGGGCATCCCGTGCGCTGCCTCAAGAACAAGTTCGCCCGTACCGTGCGCAAGCTCGAAGGCGACGTCGCCGCCAACGGCGACGAGCTGGAGGCTATGTACGTGGGTTCCCTGCGCCGCGCCGTGGAGGGCGACGTGGACAACGGCACCATGATGGCGGGCCAGTCGGCCGCGCTCGTGCACGAGCGCGCCACGGCGGCCGAGGCTATCGCTCGGATGATCGAAGAAGCCGAGGCTCTGGGCGGTCTCGACTTGGAAGCACTGGCTGCGCTGAGCGCCCGGCGCGGGCGTGCGATCTAG
- a CDS encoding acyl carrier protein has translation MATIDTVKEVLVENLDLEAEKITEEATLESLGIDSLDMVELICDLEEKCDVEFGEPEGIETVGQLVAHIDSL, from the coding sequence ATGGCTACCATCGACACCGTGAAGGAAGTCCTCGTCGAGAACCTCGATCTCGAGGCCGAGAAGATCACCGAGGAGGCCACGCTGGAGTCGCTCGGCATCGACTCGCTGGACATGGTCGAGCTCATCTGCGACCTCGAGGAGAAGTGCGACGTCGAGTTCGGCGAGCCCGAGGGAATCGAGACGGTGGGTCAGCTGGTCGCGCACATCGATTCGCTGTAA
- a CDS encoding MarR family winged helix-turn-helix transcriptional regulator — MDGSNETASASQRRREEIDDLLSGTFNSILRIEEQSLDNRLTHGLTITEVHTIVAIGLHERNPMNVIAARLNVTLATLTTAVNKLANKGFVERTRAEDDRRKVLVSLTKKGRQVLRAHNLFHHQMIDEALADLTEEEERVFAGALKKVKGFFDAQA, encoded by the coding sequence GTGGACGGTTCGAACGAGACGGCGAGCGCTTCTCAAAGACGGCGCGAGGAAATCGACGACCTGCTGTCCGGCACGTTCAACTCCATCCTGCGCATCGAGGAGCAGTCGCTGGACAACCGCCTGACGCACGGGCTCACCATAACCGAGGTCCACACCATCGTGGCTATCGGCCTGCACGAGCGCAATCCGATGAACGTGATAGCCGCGCGCCTGAACGTGACCTTGGCTACGCTGACCACGGCGGTGAACAAACTGGCGAACAAGGGCTTCGTGGAACGTACGCGCGCCGAGGACGATCGTCGCAAGGTGCTGGTCTCGCTCACCAAGAAAGGCAGGCAGGTGCTGCGCGCGCACAACCTGTTCCACCATCAGATGATCGACGAGGCGTTGGCCGATCTTACCGAGGAGGAGGAGCGCGTGTTCGCCGGGGCGCTCAAGAAGGTGAAGGGCTTCTTCGACGCGCAGGCGTGA
- a CDS encoding ribonuclease R family protein — MGRTRSHTRRHPRSNPRGVLSVRGGGFGFVQTAEGEFFVPESKMAGAFDGDLVEVAPLPVQSGRKKQPHERKADLRAGEKPAARVLRVVDRAHDTLVGRYEVAEPFGVVVPEDANIPYDIFTMRADRPDIEDGSLVRVRITTFPSRNTAATGVIEEVLGLADDEHAAVDVVIARHKLETVFSEGALSEARSAVLDEDGALASGYRDLRERFTFTIDPADARDFDDAVSLEPVSTCGVGTGIRVVDERGLGVARWRLGVHIADVAHYVPWNSSLDLDARRRATSVYLVDRVIPMLPDELSGDLCSLKPDEVRRTMTADLYLDDRARLVAYDLYPALIRSHARLSYEEAQALLDRCHPERSAEGAESKDLVRRDGACAPGDGLSDRLAALSRLAKQRFASRERAGGLDFDSVEARVVLDEEGSPTGIDLRVKTDATSLIEEAMILANETVAKHLRDAKFPSLYRVHEQPSADSLAALVPVFQDFAWFRDIDQADFIAGDAHVVQRVLEASAERPEGELVSTLLLRSMKRAVYRPDCAAHYGLASGAYTHFTSPIRRYPDLVVHRMLKALIGGRPEKFDQEKSALPWIAEHSSDMERIAEKAARESQEVKLIEYLERFVGQTFSATVSGVATYGAYVRLDNTAEGLIPCKNLGSEYFALDPVQHRLTGQDTGASYRLAQRLAVVLVSADPRARRLDFRPARDER, encoded by the coding sequence GTGGGGCGGACGCGTTCCCATACGCGCCGGCATCCCCGTAGCAACCCGCGGGGCGTGCTGAGCGTGCGCGGAGGCGGCTTCGGCTTCGTGCAGACGGCGGAGGGCGAGTTCTTCGTTCCGGAATCCAAGATGGCGGGTGCGTTCGACGGCGATCTCGTGGAAGTGGCGCCGCTGCCCGTGCAGAGCGGCCGCAAGAAGCAGCCACATGAACGCAAAGCAGATCTTCGCGCAGGAGAGAAGCCGGCGGCGCGCGTGCTGCGGGTCGTCGACCGTGCGCACGACACGCTCGTGGGGCGCTACGAGGTGGCCGAACCTTTCGGCGTGGTCGTGCCCGAAGATGCGAACATCCCCTATGACATATTCACCATGCGTGCCGACCGGCCCGACATCGAAGACGGATCGCTCGTGCGCGTGCGCATCACGACGTTTCCTTCGCGCAACACGGCGGCCACCGGCGTTATCGAGGAGGTGCTCGGGCTCGCCGACGACGAGCACGCGGCCGTAGACGTGGTGATCGCCCGTCACAAGCTGGAGACGGTGTTCTCCGAAGGGGCGCTTTCGGAGGCGCGAAGCGCGGTGCTCGACGAGGACGGCGCGTTGGCGTCGGGGTACCGCGACTTGAGGGAGCGTTTCACGTTCACCATCGATCCGGCCGATGCGAGGGACTTCGACGATGCGGTCAGCCTGGAGCCCGTTTCGACCTGCGGGGTTGGAACCGGCATCCGCGTGGTGGACGAGCGCGGGCTCGGGGTGGCGCGTTGGCGGTTGGGCGTGCATATCGCCGACGTGGCGCACTACGTGCCGTGGAATTCCTCGCTCGACCTCGATGCGCGCAGGCGGGCGACCAGCGTGTACCTCGTCGACCGTGTGATTCCCATGCTGCCCGACGAGTTGTCGGGCGATCTGTGCTCGCTCAAGCCCGACGAAGTGCGTCGTACGATGACGGCCGACCTCTACCTCGACGATCGGGCGCGGCTCGTGGCCTACGATCTGTATCCGGCGCTCATCCGCTCGCATGCGCGCCTGTCGTACGAGGAAGCGCAGGCGCTGCTGGACCGTTGTCATCCTGAGCGGAGCGCCGAAGGCGCGGAGTCGAAGGATCTCGTGCGGCGCGACGGCGCTTGCGCGCCGGGCGACGGGCTTTCCGACCGCCTCGCCGCGCTGTCGCGCCTGGCGAAGCAGCGGTTCGCCTCCCGCGAGAGGGCGGGCGGCCTCGACTTCGACTCGGTCGAGGCGCGCGTGGTTCTCGATGAGGAGGGGAGTCCGACGGGTATCGACTTGCGCGTCAAGACCGACGCGACCTCGCTCATCGAAGAGGCCATGATCCTTGCGAACGAGACCGTCGCCAAGCACCTGCGCGATGCGAAGTTCCCCAGCCTGTACCGCGTCCACGAGCAGCCTTCGGCCGACAGCTTGGCGGCGCTCGTGCCCGTGTTCCAGGACTTCGCGTGGTTCCGCGACATCGATCAAGCCGACTTCATCGCGGGCGATGCGCACGTCGTCCAGCGCGTGCTGGAGGCGAGCGCGGAGCGTCCCGAGGGCGAGCTCGTGTCGACGCTCCTGCTGCGGTCGATGAAGCGGGCGGTGTACCGTCCCGACTGCGCTGCGCACTACGGCCTGGCCAGCGGGGCCTACACGCATTTCACGTCTCCCATCAGGCGCTATCCCGACCTTGTGGTGCATCGTATGCTCAAGGCCCTCATCGGCGGACGCCCGGAGAAGTTCGACCAGGAAAAATCGGCGCTGCCATGGATCGCCGAGCACTCCTCCGACATGGAGCGCATAGCCGAGAAGGCTGCGCGCGAGTCGCAGGAGGTCAAGCTCATCGAGTATCTCGAGCGGTTCGTGGGGCAGACGTTCTCGGCGACGGTGTCGGGGGTGGCGACGTACGGCGCGTACGTGCGCCTCGACAACACGGCCGAAGGTTTGATCCCGTGCAAGAACCTTGGTTCGGAGTACTTCGCGCTCGATCCTGTGCAGCATCGTCTGACCGGGCAGGACACGGGCGCGTCGTATCGCCTGGCGCAGCGGCTCGCCGTCGTGCTCGTCTCTGCCGATCCGCGTGCTCGGCGCTTGGACTTTCGTCCTGCCCGCGACGAGCGATAG
- a CDS encoding S41 family peptidase — MAKHTDTSHVAASARRARARNMRLIKACIVVIVVSVAFVAGFTARGDASLLESLGFTSLVVDVDRNPGSTTSGDTYDSLGARVEEVEGIIDNDSLDSYDLNMATTNVLNALSDTTEDAYLRYYDPARYAALMQDSAEQSAGIGVLFSEYKGRAYAADVFEGSAAQMADVRSGDFVVAIDGDRGHEWTTNEVTSALKREEGENVVITWRRASSLDDEGGEEFTTTLVCSNYAVKNVETELSDTVGYIKLKQITQNAADLVKNAVADLESQGATSFVLDIRDNPGGFLTQSVDIASLFVKSGTIVKIQTKAEETSKTTSRPYVTEKPLVLLVNGKTSASAEVLAASLKDNQRATLVGSTTLGKGSVQVTRDLSFGGALRYTAAFYKSPLGHDIEGVGVTPDVMVGLAEGEDNQKALALETAQSLVKG; from the coding sequence ATGGCCAAGCATACTGACACTTCGCATGTTGCGGCGTCCGCCCGTCGAGCGCGGGCGCGCAACATGCGCCTTATCAAGGCCTGCATCGTCGTCATCGTCGTGAGCGTCGCTTTCGTCGCGGGCTTTACTGCGCGAGGCGACGCTTCTCTTCTCGAGTCGCTCGGCTTCACGTCGCTTGTGGTGGACGTCGACCGCAATCCGGGATCCACCACGTCGGGCGACACCTACGACTCCCTCGGGGCGCGCGTGGAGGAGGTCGAGGGCATCATCGACAACGACAGCTTGGACTCCTACGATTTGAACATGGCCACGACCAACGTGCTGAACGCGCTTTCGGACACGACGGAAGACGCGTATCTGCGCTATTACGATCCTGCGCGCTACGCCGCGCTCATGCAGGACAGCGCCGAGCAGTCGGCGGGCATCGGCGTGCTGTTCTCCGAATACAAAGGGCGCGCTTACGCGGCCGACGTGTTCGAGGGTTCGGCCGCCCAGATGGCCGACGTGCGCAGCGGCGATTTCGTGGTGGCCATCGACGGCGACCGCGGACACGAGTGGACCACGAACGAGGTGACCTCCGCGCTCAAGCGCGAGGAGGGCGAGAACGTCGTCATCACGTGGCGGCGCGCCAGCTCGCTCGACGACGAGGGCGGCGAGGAGTTCACTACGACGCTCGTGTGCTCGAACTACGCGGTGAAGAACGTGGAGACCGAGCTTTCCGACACGGTGGGCTACATCAAGCTCAAGCAGATCACGCAGAACGCGGCAGACCTCGTGAAGAACGCGGTCGCCGACCTCGAGTCGCAAGGCGCCACATCGTTCGTGCTCGATATCCGCGACAACCCCGGCGGTTTCCTCACGCAGTCGGTGGATATCGCCAGCCTGTTCGTGAAGAGCGGCACCATTGTGAAGATCCAGACGAAGGCCGAGGAGACGTCCAAGACCACCTCGCGCCCCTACGTGACGGAGAAGCCGCTGGTCTTGCTCGTGAACGGCAAGACCTCCGCTTCCGCCGAGGTGCTGGCCGCGTCGCTCAAGGACAACCAGCGCGCCACGCTCGTGGGATCCACGACGTTGGGCAAGGGCTCGGTGCAGGTGACGCGCGATTTGAGTTTCGGCGGAGCGCTGCGCTACACCGCCGCGTTCTACAAGAGCCCGCTCGGACACGACATCGAAGGCGTGGGCGTCACCCCCGACGTGATGGTGGGTTTGGCGGAGGGCGAGGATAACCAGAAGGCTCTCGCGCTCGAAACCGCCCAGTCCCTCGTGAAGGGCTAG
- the ftsX gene encoding permease-like cell division protein FtsX — protein sequence MSSFFYFIKESLKGFTRNLSTALGSIVTIFLSLLIIGVFLVGGFVVEKLVSSVESEVSITAYVSDDASDADIQSVENFIEGLDGVASVGFTNKEQALEKFRSSTTSDIIDTLDGQNPLPRSIDVELSDPQLVEQVADAIRGNSTYQQIIGYDTPEQSLKYGQQTVDRLFTLTNYVRYIGIALVALLIFIAMVFINNTIRLAILARRKEIAIMRLVGASNGFIRGPFLMEGALHAIIGSLLAVGCLELLRTLALPKLQSALMFLNFDLSLNTFLFIYAVLVGAGLLIGLLGSAFAMRRYLKV from the coding sequence ATGTCTAGTTTCTTCTACTTTATCAAGGAGTCCCTCAAGGGCTTCACGCGCAACCTGTCGACGGCGCTGGGATCCATCGTGACCATCTTCCTGTCGCTGCTGATCATCGGCGTGTTCCTCGTCGGCGGCTTCGTCGTCGAGAAGCTCGTCTCGTCGGTGGAGAGCGAGGTGTCCATCACGGCCTACGTGTCCGACGATGCCTCCGATGCCGATATCCAGTCGGTCGAGAACTTCATCGAGGGGCTCGACGGCGTGGCATCGGTGGGCTTCACGAACAAGGAGCAGGCGCTCGAGAAGTTCCGCTCCTCCACGACGTCCGACATCATCGACACGCTGGACGGGCAGAACCCGCTGCCGCGCTCGATCGACGTCGAGCTGTCCGACCCGCAGCTGGTCGAGCAGGTGGCCGATGCGATCCGCGGCAACTCCACCTACCAGCAGATCATCGGGTACGACACGCCCGAGCAGTCGCTCAAGTACGGCCAGCAGACGGTCGACCGCCTGTTCACGCTCACGAACTACGTGCGCTACATCGGCATCGCGCTGGTGGCTCTGCTCATCTTCATCGCCATGGTGTTCATCAACAACACCATCCGCCTGGCCATTCTGGCGCGCCGCAAGGAAATCGCCATCATGCGCCTCGTGGGCGCGTCGAACGGCTTCATCCGCGGGCCCTTCCTCATGGAAGGCGCGCTGCACGCCATCATCGGCTCGCTTTTGGCGGTGGGCTGCCTTGAGCTTCTGCGCACGCTCGCGCTGCCGAAGCTGCAGAGCGCGCTCATGTTCCTCAACTTCGACCTGAGCCTGAACACCTTCCTGTTCATCTACGCCGTGCTGGTGGGCGCGGGCCTGCTCATCGGCCTGCTGGGTTCGGCGTTCGCCATGCGCCGCTACCTCAAGGTGTAA
- the ftsE gene encoding cell division ATP-binding protein FtsE, whose amino-acid sequence MTFDHVTKVYPAQPNKPALNDISLQIYAGEFIFLVGHSGSGKSTFIRMLIREVKPSQGHIYVADEDLTTMRNWRVPYLRRNIGCVFQDFKLLPNKTVFENVAFALEVIGKSRHVIKTQVPEVLRLVGLQDKLNKRPDQLSGGEQQRVSIARAIVNRPPLLVCDEPTGNLDPQTSRGIMDLLERINRTGTTVLVATHDREMVDNMRRRVIALDRGHLTRDQDRGVYGFDV is encoded by the coding sequence ATCACGTTCGACCATGTGACGAAGGTGTACCCGGCTCAGCCGAACAAGCCGGCGCTTAACGATATATCCCTGCAGATCTACGCGGGCGAGTTCATCTTCCTCGTGGGCCATTCCGGCTCCGGCAAGTCCACGTTCATCCGCATGCTCATCCGAGAGGTGAAGCCCTCGCAGGGCCACATCTACGTCGCGGACGAGGACCTGACCACCATGCGCAACTGGCGCGTGCCCTACCTGCGCCGCAACATCGGCTGCGTGTTCCAGGACTTCAAGCTGCTGCCGAACAAGACCGTGTTCGAGAACGTCGCGTTCGCGCTCGAGGTAATCGGCAAGAGCCGCCACGTCATCAAGACGCAGGTACCCGAGGTGCTGCGCCTCGTCGGTCTGCAGGACAAGCTCAACAAGCGCCCCGACCAGCTGTCCGGCGGCGAACAGCAGCGCGTGTCCATCGCGCGCGCCATCGTGAACCGCCCGCCGCTTCTGGTGTGTGACGAGCCTACCGGCAACCTCGACCCGCAGACGTCGCGCGGCATCATGGATCTGCTCGAGCGCATCAACCGCACGGGCACCACGGTGCTCGTGGCGACGCACGACCGCGAGATGGTGGACAACATGCGCCGACGCGTCATCGCGCTCGACCGCGGACACCTCACCCGCGACCAGGATCGGGGGGTGTACGGTTTCGATGTCTAG